The following proteins are co-located in the Dromiciops gliroides isolate mDroGli1 chromosome 2, mDroGli1.pri, whole genome shotgun sequence genome:
- the LOC122743003 gene encoding olfactory receptor 11H4-like, whose protein sequence is MNRSRTIPVTEFVLLGFPGSWEIQVVLFSLLLVIYILTLLGNGAIICAVIWDQRLHSPMYILLGNFSFLEIWYVSSTVPNMLANFLSKTKAISFSGCFLQFYFFFSLGTTECLFLAVMAYDRYLAICYPLHYPTIMTGRRCATLVSLCWLVGFLGYPVLIFLISQLPYCGPNIIDHFLCDMDPLMALSCVPAPITELIFYTQSSLVLFLSIMYIFTSYTLVLKAVFQVPSAAGRRKAFSTCGSHLMVVSLFYGTVMVMYVSPTYGIPTLMQKIVTLVYSVMTPFLNPIIYSLRNKDMKCALKVVFCSMRSSQSS, encoded by the coding sequence ATGAACAGGTCAAGAACAATCCCTGTGACTGAGTTTGTCCTCCTAGGCTTCCCTGGTTCCTGGGAGATACAGGTTGTCCTCTTCTCACTGCTTTTAGTCATCTACATCCTGACTCTTCTTGGTAATGGAGCCATCATCTGTGCAGTAATATGGGACCAGCGACTCCATTCTCCCATGTACATTCTCCTAGGCAATTTTTCCTTCCTTGAGATTTGGTATGTTTCTTCTACTGTTCCCAATATGTTAGCCAACTTTCTCTCCAAGACCAAAGCAATCTCCTTCTCTGGATGCTTCCTacagttttatttcttcttttcccttggtACAACTGAATGTCTTTTCCTAGCAGTGATGGCTTATGATAGGTATCTGGCTATCTGctacccactgcactacccaaCCATCATGACTGGGAGGCGTTGTGCCACCCTAGTGTCTCTCTGTTGGTTGGTTGGCTTCCTTGGCTACCCAGTTCTCATTTTCTTAATCTCCCAACTGCCCTACTGTGGTCCCAACATCATAGATCACTTTCTGTGTGACATGGATCCATTGATGGCCCTCTCCTGTGTCCCAGCCCCTATCACTGAGCTGATCTTCTATACTCAGAGCTCTCttgttctcttcctctccattatGTACATTTTCACATCTTATACCTTGGTACTTAAAGCTGTGTTTCAAGTGCCTTCAGCAGCTGGCAGGCGTAAGGCTTTCTCTACATGTGGATCTCATCTGATGGTAGTGTCTCTGTTCTATGGGACAGTCATGGTGATGTATGTGAGCCCAACATATGGCATCCCAACTCTGATGCAAAAAATTGTTACTTTGGTATATTCAGTAATGACTCCATTCTTAAACCCCATAATCTACAGCCTACGCAACAAGGACATGAAATGTGCCCTAAAAGTAGTCTTCTGTAGCATGAGAAGTAGCCAAAGTTCATGA